In Macrobrachium nipponense isolate FS-2020 chromosome 15, ASM1510439v2, whole genome shotgun sequence, a single genomic region encodes these proteins:
- the LOC135227068 gene encoding ribosome maturation protein SBDS-like, protein MSRSGGARINTPTNQIRLTNVAIVRMKKGGKRFEIACYRNKVLSWRQKVEKDLDEVLQSEAVFTNVSKGQVAKKEELMKSFGSDDQKKICLEILEKGELQVSDKERQANQESSLKEIACIVSEKCINPETQTPYTVAMIENAMKDLHFSLNPKRNNKQQALQVIKQLQETIPIQRAQMKINVTIPAKEAKKLKEKITPLMKVESESFDPDLNIVGLIDPGHYRTIEELIIGPTKGRAKVEVMSLKEISDTGSDSLI, encoded by the exons ATGAGTAGGAGTGGTGGTGCCAGGATAAATACTCCTACCAATCAAATCAGACTGACGAATGTGGCCATTGTCAGGATGAAGAAAGGGGGAAAACGCTTCGAAATTGCCTGCTACAGGAACAAAGTCCTCAGCTGGAGGCAGAAGGT GGAAAAGGATTTGGATGAGGTTCTTCAGAGTGAGGCAGTCTTCACTAATGTATCCAAGGGTCAAGTTGCTAAGAAAGAGGAACTCATGAAAAGTTTTGGCTCAGATGATCAAAAGAAG ATCTGTTTGGAGATTCTGGAAAAGGGAGAACTGCAGGTTTCAGACAAAGAGCGACAGGCAAACCAGGAATCTTCACTAAAGGAGATTGCATGTATTGTATCTG AAAAGTGTATAAACCCAGAAACACAGACCCCATACACTGTTGCCATGATTGAGAATGCTATGAAAGACCTTCATTTCAGCTTGAAcccaaagagaaataataaacaacaagcTCTTCAGGTCATCAAGCAGCTCCAAGAG ACAATTCCTATCCAGCGAGCACAGATGAAGATTAATGTTACTATTCCAGCCAAGGAAGCCAAAAAGCTAAAGGAGAAGATAACACCTCTAATGAAAGTAGAGAGTGAAAGTTTTGATCCAGACTTGAACATT GTTGGACTCATAGATCCTGGCCACTACCGAACAATCGAAGAACTCATCATTGGACCTACAAAAGGACGTGCAAAGGTTGAAGTAATGAGCCTCAAAGAAATATCTGATACTGGAAGTGATTCTTTAATTTAA